Sequence from the Streptomyces peucetius genome:
CGGGCAGCCCCGAACAGTTCACGGCCGAGGACGGCAGCACCGTGCTCACCGTCGTCGCGCTGATCGGCGATCCGTGGAGCGCCACCACCGGGTGGCGGTCCCGCGAACGGCCGCGGTGGCCGCGGGGCTTCTCGCGGGAGCGGTGTACGTGCTGCTGGGGACGGCGGTCGGTGTCCTGTGCACACGGCCGGTGCTGCACTCGCGCGGCTGGCCGACGGCGGCGAGCGCACTGCTCGTGCTGCTCGCCCTGGTCACCGGCGGTTCGCCCGCCAGGTACGCGGTGACGGGCCTGGTCACCGGCTCGCGGACGGGGACCGTGACGTGGCCGCTGCTGCCCCTGCTCTCGGCGGCGCTGATCGCCGCGGCGGCGGCCGGTCTCACGTGCGTACTGGCACCTCTGCGCGGCGCGGACGGCGGCAGACCCGCGAGCTAGAGTCGGATGTATGGACGAGCACGAGCCGTACCGCGAGACCCTCGAGAGCCGGACCGCGGAGCCGGCCCAGGGCGCGGCCGGCGGTCCCTTCGCGGAGTGCGTCCTGTGCCGCGAGCCGACCGAGTACCCGGCGTCGGTCAAGGGCGCGCCGCTGTGTCCGGTCTGCGAATGGCGGGAGGCGGAACGGACCGCCTGCTCCGGCTGACCGCGTGAGCGCCTGACTGCCGTGACCGCCTGACCGCCGGGTCGGCCGCCCGCACCTGACCGCCCGGTCGGCCGGTTCGCGCGTGCCTTCGGGCGAACGCCGCACCGGACGCGTGATGCGCGGGGTGCCCGGTGGTACGCGGATCTGCATGGCACCCAGGTCGTACGGCCCGCAGGAGCGCCCTTCGGGTGCGCCGTCCGCCGCTGAGAAACCACGGGTGCCGGACGCACTGCGGACGGCCGCCGCGTACGCCTGGCGGATCCTCGTGGTGGCTGCCGCCGTCTACGGCGTCTTCGCGCTGCTCGGACGGTTCCACGAGATCGCAGTGGCCGTGTTCCTGGGCCTCGTCGTCACCGCGGTGCTCCGGCCGGTGGCCGACCTGGCCGCACGCCTCCTGCCGCGTCCGCTCGCCGTCGCCGCCTCGCTGCTGGGCGGCATCCTGCTCGTGCTGGGGACGTTCGCCCTGGTCGGTGAGGCGGTTGCGGGCGAGCGGACCACCCTGGTACGGGAGTTCCGCACGGGGATCGAGAGGATCGAGAACTGGCTGGAGCGGCCCCCGTTCCGTGTCGATCCGGAAGCCCTGACCGATGTCCAGTCCCGCATCGGCCAGCTGCTGTCCAGCCACCGGTCCACTGTCATCAGCGAGGCGCTGAGCGGCGCCGGACGGCTGGTCGAGGTGCTGACCGTGTTCGCCCTGGCGCTGTTCTGCTCGGTGTTCTTCATCCACTCCGGCGACCGTCAGTGGGGATGGTTCTGCGGCCAGTTGCCACCCGTCGCCCGGGGGCACGCGACGGTCGCCGGCCGGGCCGCCTGGCGTACGTTCACCGGGTACACCCGCGGCATTCTGCTGGTGGCCGGCACCAACGCGATCCTGGTGGGGGTCGCCCTCTTCGCCCTCGGGGTTCCCCTGGCGCTGCCGCTGGCCCTGCTGGAGTTCTTCGCCGCGTTCATCCCGCTCGTCGGTTCGCCCATCGCCCTGGCCGTGGCCGCGGTGGTCGCGCTCGCGGCCGAGGGGCCGTTGATCGCGGGCGTGGTCGTCGCCCTCATCGTCGTCATCGGGCAGATCGAGGGGCATCTGCTGCATCCGGTCGTGATGAGCTGGGCCGTCCGGCTGCATCCCGTGGTCGTTGCGCTGTCGGTGGTGGGCGGGGCGGTCGCCGCGGGTGTGGTGGGCGCGGTCGTCGCGGTGCCGCTGGTGGCCGTGGTCTGGTCGGTTCGTCAGGCGCTGCGCGGGGCGCGCACGTCCGGCGGGGAAATGGCTTAGGGCGCCGTGGTCCCCGCCTCCTCCGGGGCGACCAGGGACTGGGCGAGCGGCACTCTGGCCAGAGCGAGGACACCGGCCACCACCAGCGCCACCCCGGCCGCCTGGGGCAGCAGCCACCAGCCGGTGCGGATGTCCTCTTCGAAGAGGAGGAGTCCGAGGGCCAGGCTCACGGCCGCGTCCCCGAGGGTGAGCGCGGGCTGGGAGGCGACCAGCGGGCCGGCCTGCATCGCGTGCACCAGCAGGAAGAGCGCCGCCCCGCCGCTCGCCGCGAAGGCGTAGGTCTGCCAGGTCGTGAGGAACGCCCCGAGGCCGTGGTCGTCGAGGATGTGCACCGCCTCCTTCATCAGGGCCGCGGTGAGCGCGTAACTGATCGCGGTGGCCGAGCCGAGGCAGGCCGCGCGGGCCCGGCCCTCCGGGCGGCGCAGGGCCGCGGCGGCGAGCGCGAGGACCACCGCTGCGCACACGGGGAGTGCGACGATCCAGCGGTCCGCCGGTACGTCTGTGCGGTCGCCCGACGGCGCGGCGGCGGCGAGGGCGATGC
This genomic interval carries:
- a CDS encoding DMT family transporter encodes the protein MHMLLPVLFALCAALSNAFATVLQRKAALVVPSSEGFRAGLVLDLLRQPVWLAGILAVVVAGVCQAVALGTGPLTIVQPLFVLELPLALILATLLLHGSLPRAGWVAVAGVVVGLGIALAAAAPSGDRTDVPADRWIVALPVCAAVVLALAAAALRRPEGRARAACLGSATAISYALTAALMKEAVHILDDHGLGAFLTTWQTYAFAASGGAALFLLVHAMQAGPLVASQPALTLGDAAVSLALGLLLFEEDIRTGWWLLPQAAGVALVVAGVLALARVPLAQSLVAPEEAGTTAP
- a CDS encoding AI-2E family transporter encodes the protein MAPRSYGPQERPSGAPSAAEKPRVPDALRTAAAYAWRILVVAAAVYGVFALLGRFHEIAVAVFLGLVVTAVLRPVADLAARLLPRPLAVAASLLGGILLVLGTFALVGEAVAGERTTLVREFRTGIERIENWLERPPFRVDPEALTDVQSRIGQLLSSHRSTVISEALSGAGRLVEVLTVFALALFCSVFFIHSGDRQWGWFCGQLPPVARGHATVAGRAAWRTFTGYTRGILLVAGTNAILVGVALFALGVPLALPLALLEFFAAFIPLVGSPIALAVAAVVALAAEGPLIAGVVVALIVVIGQIEGHLLHPVVMSWAVRLHPVVVALSVVGGAVAAGVVGAVVAVPLVAVVWSVRQALRGARTSGGEMA